One genomic segment of Gemmatimonadota bacterium includes these proteins:
- a CDS encoding PspA/IM30 family protein, translating to MGIFDRFATMLRSNLNDLISRAENPEKMLNQLIVDMRSQLDKARQQVAQAIADEKKLEADSIAMKKQAEDWERRAMLAVQEGRDDLAKQALMRYNEALQGAQQLHETWAKSKQETDSLKGSLRQLNEKIEEAKRKKNILVARARRAEAQQRIQDTLSGMGDKSAFESFERMQEKIENNERKALAAAELQEEFTGDKLAKEFEQLEYHGSSDQQLLELKAKMGMLSAPKAEAPKQLGQGGETIITESSGS from the coding sequence ATGGGGATCTTCGACCGTTTCGCCACGATGCTCCGCTCCAACCTCAACGACCTCATCTCCCGGGCCGAAAATCCCGAGAAGATGCTGAATCAGTTGATCGTGGACATGCGCAGCCAGCTCGACAAGGCGCGTCAGCAGGTGGCCCAGGCGATCGCCGACGAGAAGAAGCTTGAAGCCGATTCGATCGCGATGAAGAAGCAGGCCGAGGACTGGGAGCGTCGCGCGATGCTCGCCGTGCAGGAAGGCCGCGACGACCTCGCCAAGCAGGCCCTGATGCGCTACAACGAGGCGCTGCAGGGCGCCCAGCAGCTGCACGAGACCTGGGCCAAGAGCAAGCAGGAGACCGATTCGCTCAAGGGCTCGCTCCGGCAGCTGAACGAGAAGATCGAGGAAGCCAAGCGAAAGAAGAACATCCTGGTCGCCCGCGCCCGGCGCGCCGAGGCACAGCAGCGCATCCAGGACACCCTCTCCGGCATGGGCGACAAGAGTGCCTTCGAGTCGTTCGAGCGGATGCAGGAGAAGATCGAGAACAACGAGCGCAAGGCGCTCGCCGCCGCGGAGCTCCAGGAGGAGTTCACCGGCGACAAGCTGGCCAAGGAATTCGAGCAGCTCGAGTATCACGGCTCGTCCGACCAGCAGCTGCTTGAACTGAAGGCCAAGATGGGGATGCTCTCGGCCCCGAAGGCCGAGGCACCGAAGCAGCTCGGTCAGGGTGGCGAGACCATCATCACGGAGTCCAGCGGATCGTGA
- a CDS encoding LemA family protein: MGTVIFFGLIAAFFLWLITAFNRLVALKGQVQNGWKQIDVQLKRRHDLIPNLVDTVKGALQFERETLDAVITARTRAVGATGVKEVAQAEGELTQALGRLFAVAEAYPDLKSLANVSQLQEELTSTENRIAFSRQHYNDVATTYNVAQQQFPTSLVASLAKASIVELWEITDPGERAVPKVDISLR; the protein is encoded by the coding sequence ATGGGAACCGTGATCTTCTTCGGTCTGATCGCCGCCTTCTTTCTCTGGCTCATCACGGCATTCAATCGCCTGGTTGCGCTCAAGGGCCAGGTACAGAATGGCTGGAAACAGATCGACGTGCAGCTCAAGCGCCGTCACGACCTCATCCCGAATCTGGTGGACACCGTGAAGGGGGCGCTGCAATTCGAGCGTGAGACGCTCGACGCCGTCATCACGGCACGGACCCGCGCGGTCGGTGCGACGGGGGTGAAGGAGGTGGCGCAGGCCGAAGGTGAGCTGACGCAGGCCCTCGGTCGGCTCTTCGCGGTGGCCGAGGCGTACCCCGACCTCAAGTCGCTGGCCAACGTCAGTCAGTTGCAGGAGGAATTGACCTCGACCGAGAATCGGATCGCCTTCTCCCGCCAGCACTACAACGACGTGGCCACGACCTACAATGTCGCGCAGCAGCAGTTTCCGACGTCGCTGGTGGCGAGTCTCGCCAAGGCCTCCATCGTCGAGCTGTGGGAGATCACCGATCCCGGGGAACGCGCCGTGCCCAAGGTCGACATCTCCCTCCGGTGA
- a CDS encoding PEP-CTERM sorting domain-containing protein has product MMFRITAEDGGTPQEVVPEPATMTLLATGLAGMAAAKRRRNRK; this is encoded by the coding sequence ATGATGTTCCGCATCACGGCTGAGGACGGCGGGACGCCGCAGGAAGTCGTGCCGGAGCCGGCCACGATGACGCTGCTTGCGACGGGCCTGGCCGGTATGGCCGCCGCCAAGCGCCGCCGCAACCGCAAGTAA
- a CDS encoding M48 family metallopeptidase, protein MIPAVSSGRVRRDLFSQQEENRRKSSWLLIGFIGFFAWLGFGGDVALMLSTADASNGYQHRIPVIGIGITLVAAGVAWSAWRNGDKQILWSTRAMELVNAVTPEQQRLVNVVDEMSIASGLPRPKLWIVPDDDPNAFATGRDPEHASIAVTEGLLTRLDRDELQAVVAHEMAHVARYDTRLMTLVAAMVGAIALLSDGLGRFLWHSGRSGSTAARTMGGVAARRSGGRNAGVAVVLVLVWVLTLLIAPLVSRLVAMAISRKREFLADATAAQYTRNPGALASALAKLDDASAPTHRIGRAATHLCIVDPGDQRVQRLRGALGNLMASHPPMAERVARLQAMG, encoded by the coding sequence GTGATTCCAGCAGTCAGCAGTGGACGCGTTCGCCGGGATCTCTTCAGCCAGCAGGAGGAGAACCGGCGGAAGTCGTCGTGGTTGCTGATCGGTTTCATCGGATTCTTTGCGTGGCTCGGCTTCGGCGGCGATGTCGCGCTGATGCTCTCCACCGCCGATGCCAGCAACGGCTATCAGCACCGCATCCCCGTGATCGGGATCGGGATCACCCTGGTGGCGGCGGGTGTGGCCTGGTCTGCCTGGCGCAACGGCGACAAGCAGATCCTCTGGTCCACCCGGGCGATGGAGCTGGTGAACGCCGTCACCCCCGAGCAGCAACGCCTCGTGAATGTCGTCGACGAAATGTCGATCGCGAGCGGCCTCCCGCGCCCGAAACTGTGGATCGTCCCGGACGACGACCCGAACGCCTTTGCCACCGGCCGCGATCCGGAGCACGCCTCGATCGCCGTGACCGAGGGGCTCCTCACTCGGCTCGACCGCGACGAACTGCAGGCCGTCGTGGCGCACGAGATGGCGCACGTCGCGCGGTACGACACCCGCCTCATGACACTGGTCGCGGCGATGGTCGGGGCGATCGCCCTCCTGAGCGACGGCCTCGGGCGCTTCCTCTGGCATTCAGGGCGGAGCGGGAGCACCGCTGCGCGGACGATGGGCGGCGTCGCCGCGCGACGGAGCGGGGGCCGCAATGCCGGCGTTGCCGTGGTGCTGGTGCTGGTGTGGGTGCTGACGCTGCTGATCGCCCCACTGGTCTCACGCCTGGTGGCGATGGCCATCTCGCGCAAGCGGGAATTCCTCGCCGACGCCACGGCGGCACAGTACACCAGGAACCCTGGCGCCCTTGCCTCTGCGCTGGCCAAGCTCGACGACGCCAGCGCGCCGACGCATCGCATCGGGCGTGCGGCCACCCACCTCTGCATCGTCGACCCAGGTGACCAGCGGGTGCAGCGCCTGCGGGGCGCGCTCGGCAACCTCATGGCGAGCCATCCGCCGATGGCCGAGCGCGTTGCTCGGCTCCAGGCGATGGGGTAA
- the sdaAB gene encoding L-serine ammonia-lyase, iron-sulfur-dependent, subunit beta, whose protein sequence is MVSLLDIIGPVMVGPSSSHTAGACRIGLIARALVGGTPDHALVELHGSFARTGVGHGTDRAIAGGLLGYQPDDERLRESLDAATAAGLIVEFKNTTLRGDHHPNTTRIHVTRGERSAVLTGSSLGAGRIMITAIDGFPVEVSGAYTTLVAVAKDVPGSVASVANALAEDAVNVATMRVFRRQRGGDAIHIYELDHAPSAEALARIQSLMALKTVRIIERVA, encoded by the coding sequence ATGGTCTCACTTCTCGACATCATCGGTCCCGTCATGGTCGGCCCCTCGTCGTCGCACACGGCAGGGGCCTGCCGCATTGGCCTGATCGCGCGCGCGCTCGTCGGCGGCACGCCGGACCACGCACTGGTCGAGCTGCATGGCTCCTTTGCCCGGACGGGTGTCGGTCACGGGACCGATCGCGCCATCGCGGGCGGATTGCTGGGCTATCAACCCGACGACGAACGGCTGCGCGAATCGCTCGACGCCGCGACGGCTGCTGGGCTGATCGTCGAGTTCAAGAACACCACGCTGCGCGGCGACCATCATCCCAACACCACCCGCATTCATGTCACCCGCGGCGAGCGCTCGGCCGTCCTGACCGGTTCGTCGCTCGGCGCCGGCCGCATCATGATCACGGCGATCGACGGCTTTCCCGTGGAGGTGTCCGGCGCCTACACGACGCTCGTGGCGGTGGCGAAGGATGTGCCGGGCAGCGTCGCCAGCGTCGCCAACGCGCTCGCCGAGGACGCCGTCAACGTGGCGACGATGCGCGTCTTCCGCCGCCAGCGCGGTGGTGATGCCATTCACATCTATGAACTCGACCACGCCCCCTCCGCCGAGGCGTTGGCCAGGATTCAGTCGCTCATGGCGCTCAAGACGGTGCGCATCATCGAACGGGTGGCGTGA
- the sdaAA gene encoding L-serine ammonia-lyase, iron-sulfur-dependent, subunit alpha codes for MYDVLQEAVEAAEAQGISLGELALRTEADTGMRTREEVEAGLRRALHVMQHAVERGLVGDLHSVSGLVGGDAHRLANARGPLANTIFTDALAAALAVQEVNAAMGVIVAAPTAGGAGVLPGTLLGIARRHPVSEEAMVRALATAGLIGAVVAVRASLSGAEGGCQAETGAAAGMAAGAGVELLGGTPRQAMHAVALTMQGTLGLVCDPLGGLVEVPCVYRNATGAAMALAGIEMALAGVEFPIPVDEVIDTMGQIGREMDVRYRETAGGGLAATPTGRRLAKARLVQLKPKKGSTS; via the coding sequence ATGTACGACGTGTTGCAGGAGGCGGTCGAGGCCGCTGAGGCCCAGGGGATTTCGCTCGGCGAACTCGCCCTCCGCACCGAAGCGGACACCGGAATGCGGACCCGCGAGGAAGTCGAGGCCGGGCTGCGTCGGGCCCTGCATGTCATGCAGCATGCCGTGGAACGCGGCCTGGTCGGCGACCTCCATTCGGTCAGTGGACTCGTCGGCGGCGATGCCCACCGCCTCGCCAACGCGCGTGGTCCGCTCGCCAACACGATCTTCACCGATGCCCTCGCCGCGGCGCTCGCGGTCCAGGAAGTCAACGCCGCGATGGGCGTCATCGTGGCCGCGCCGACCGCCGGCGGGGCGGGGGTGCTGCCGGGGACGCTGCTGGGGATTGCGCGCCGCCATCCGGTCTCGGAGGAGGCGATGGTGCGTGCCCTCGCCACGGCCGGGCTGATCGGCGCGGTGGTTGCCGTGCGGGCGTCGCTCAGCGGTGCCGAAGGCGGCTGCCAGGCCGAGACGGGTGCCGCCGCCGGGATGGCCGCAGGCGCCGGCGTCGAGCTGCTTGGCGGCACCCCCAGGCAGGCGATGCACGCCGTCGCCCTCACGATGCAGGGGACCCTCGGCCTGGTCTGCGATCCGCTCGGGGGGCTGGTCGAGGTCCCGTGCGTCTACCGGAACGCCACCGGGGCAGCGATGGCACTGGCCGGGATCGAAATGGCCCTCGCCGGCGTCGAGTTCCCGATCCCGGTGGATGAGGTCATCGACACCATGGGACAGATCGGCCGTGAAATGGACGTGCGGTACCGTGAAACGGCTGGCGGGGGGCTGGCGGCGACCCCGACGGGGCGACGCCTGGCCAAGGCGCGGCTGGTTCAGCTCAAGCCGAAGAAAGGCTCGACCAGCTGA
- a CDS encoding amidohydrolase family protein — translation MRRFVWSSPLLAVALAVTPLAAQGGAGAPPTGPITAIRAGRLIDPENGSITRNAVILVQGGRFTAVGTDVAVPSGAKVIDLSKLTVMPGLVDAHNHLALTYKEDPERNDYYITYIKESSELRAIQAASNGLQMLSGGFTIVRDLGNNANYADVALRQAIEAGWLPGPTMVTSGLIIGGMGGQFSPTPTMALDHNIVYPEYLEADTHDEIIKAVRQNALFGARVIKICVDCKRWGYSTEEIQLFISEAAKAGLKVAGHVQTAAGAQRAIDAGIWSIEHASALNDTLHKKMAAKGIWRVGTETPITLVGHTSAAAYQRTVAGLKNAYENKVLLTYSTDADYYVPGKTRGEVAIEFIKTWQDAGVPNAEVLKALTINGYKVSELETRRGPIKPGMAADLIALSENPLESLDALRDVQFVLKDGLVYKQGGVILVGEFLHGGPQNGRRAATPPPAAPAAPAPRRTGGL, via the coding sequence ATGCGCCGCTTCGTCTGGTCCAGTCCGCTGCTCGCAGTCGCCCTTGCCGTCACACCGCTTGCAGCCCAGGGAGGCGCTGGCGCGCCACCCACCGGACCGATCACCGCCATCCGCGCCGGTCGCCTGATCGACCCGGAGAACGGCAGCATCACCCGGAACGCGGTGATCCTGGTGCAGGGCGGACGCTTCACGGCCGTCGGCACCGACGTCGCCGTGCCGAGTGGCGCCAAGGTGATCGACCTGTCGAAGCTCACCGTGATGCCAGGGTTGGTGGATGCCCACAACCACCTCGCGCTGACCTACAAGGAAGACCCCGAGCGGAACGACTACTACATCACCTACATCAAGGAGTCCTCCGAGTTGCGGGCGATCCAGGCGGCGTCCAACGGGCTCCAGATGCTGAGCGGAGGCTTCACCATCGTGCGCGACCTCGGCAACAACGCCAACTACGCCGACGTCGCGCTCCGCCAGGCGATCGAGGCGGGGTGGCTGCCGGGGCCGACGATGGTGACCTCGGGGTTGATCATCGGGGGCATGGGCGGACAATTCTCGCCAACGCCGACGATGGCGCTCGACCACAACATTGTCTATCCCGAGTACCTCGAGGCCGACACCCACGACGAGATCATCAAGGCGGTGCGCCAGAACGCCCTCTTCGGCGCGCGGGTCATCAAGATCTGCGTCGACTGCAAGCGCTGGGGCTACAGCACCGAGGAGATTCAGCTCTTCATCAGCGAGGCCGCCAAGGCCGGGTTGAAGGTGGCGGGGCACGTGCAGACGGCAGCCGGTGCGCAGCGCGCCATCGACGCCGGCATCTGGTCGATCGAACACGCCTCCGCGCTCAATGACACGCTGCACAAGAAGATGGCTGCCAAGGGGATCTGGCGCGTCGGAACCGAAACCCCCATCACGCTCGTCGGGCACACCAGCGCCGCGGCCTATCAGCGCACGGTGGCCGGGCTGAAGAACGCCTATGAGAACAAGGTGCTGCTCACCTATTCGACCGACGCTGACTATTACGTGCCTGGGAAGACCCGCGGCGAGGTGGCCATCGAGTTCATCAAGACCTGGCAGGATGCCGGCGTGCCGAACGCCGAGGTCCTCAAGGCGCTGACCATCAACGGGTACAAGGTCAGTGAATTGGAGACGCGCCGGGGGCCGATCAAGCCGGGGATGGCCGCTGACCTGATCGCGTTGTCGGAGAATCCGCTCGAGTCACTCGACGCGCTGCGCGACGTGCAGTTCGTCCTGAAGGATGGGCTCGTGTACAAGCAGGGCGGAGTGATTCTGGTGGGTGAGTTCCTGCATGGCGGGCCCCAGAACGGCCGTCGCGCCGCAACGCCTCCGCCGGCCGCACCCGCCGCGCCAGCGCCGCGCCGGACGGGCGGTCTCTAG
- a CDS encoding serine/threonine protein kinase — MTELTLDALRPRFAAQYLLDRELGRGGMGIVFLARELSLDRLVAIKLLPPALAQDPAIRERFLREARTAAQLSHPNIVPIYRADTADELVYFAMGYVDGETLAERLASRGPLPPAEAVRILRETAWALAYAHARGVVHRDVKPENIMLERGTGRVTVTDFGIARDVRASALTADGMVMGSVHYMSPEQVAGTEIDGRSDLYALGVVAFQLLSGRLPFDAPQASAVLLMQATKAAPLLAEVAPTVPAGLALVVDRCLRKDPAERYVTGEALAEALTQALQQAQSGPSAAPDPILSENAAKAVWLRAAQLQADAAQRVQDRTAQAEAFATGVQPSAPTTGYRRLDVEAAAIEAGIGAEFVQLALAELPGERGAAGGALLAADDQGRERLATFIVGTSERSMQVTRTISGTPLRTLEAIGRIFPTHPWDLTFRDTVGGHPLDGGVLTFTVREITTGDYMGGGSGLSTLRYYLSVIDAYQLRVTLHPLATDPRRCEVTMTADLRSGVKKNAKIGFGLGVGLGGGGATIGMVVAAAKGALLLAAPLGLGIFAVMGGLMVGTYRWSFRWGLTRARRELEHLLDALQASLRSQDVFGAPATLPSPPQRGPDDDTIVLLSS; from the coding sequence GTGACCGAGTTGACGCTGGATGCCCTTCGCCCGCGCTTCGCGGCCCAGTATCTCCTCGATCGGGAGCTCGGTCGCGGCGGCATGGGCATCGTCTTCCTCGCCCGCGAATTGTCGCTCGATCGCCTCGTCGCCATCAAGCTGTTGCCGCCCGCACTCGCCCAGGACCCGGCGATCCGTGAGCGCTTCCTGCGCGAGGCGCGGACGGCAGCCCAGCTCTCCCATCCGAATATCGTCCCGATCTATCGGGCCGACACGGCCGACGAACTGGTGTACTTCGCGATGGGCTACGTCGACGGCGAAACCCTCGCCGAGCGGCTCGCCTCGCGCGGACCCCTGCCGCCGGCCGAGGCGGTGCGCATTCTTCGCGAAACGGCATGGGCGCTCGCCTATGCGCATGCGCGCGGCGTGGTGCATCGCGATGTGAAGCCGGAGAACATCATGCTGGAGCGGGGCACCGGGCGAGTGACGGTCACCGACTTCGGCATCGCGCGGGACGTGCGGGCCTCCGCGCTGACGGCGGACGGGATGGTGATGGGCTCGGTGCACTACATGAGCCCGGAACAGGTGGCGGGCACCGAGATCGATGGTCGCAGCGATCTGTACGCGCTGGGTGTCGTCGCCTTCCAGCTCCTGAGTGGCCGGCTGCCGTTCGACGCGCCGCAGGCCTCGGCCGTGCTCCTGATGCAAGCCACCAAGGCGGCACCGTTGCTCGCCGAGGTGGCGCCCACGGTCCCAGCCGGGCTCGCGCTCGTCGTGGACCGCTGCCTCCGCAAGGACCCGGCGGAGCGCTACGTCACGGGCGAGGCACTCGCGGAGGCGCTGACCCAGGCGCTGCAGCAGGCCCAGAGCGGACCGAGCGCCGCGCCCGACCCGATCCTGAGCGAGAACGCGGCCAAGGCCGTCTGGCTGCGCGCCGCACAATTGCAGGCCGATGCCGCGCAGCGCGTGCAGGATCGGACGGCACAGGCGGAGGCATTCGCCACCGGCGTGCAACCCTCAGCACCCACCACGGGCTATCGGCGCCTGGATGTCGAGGCGGCCGCGATCGAAGCGGGGATCGGCGCCGAGTTCGTGCAACTGGCGTTGGCGGAACTGCCCGGTGAGCGCGGCGCGGCGGGCGGCGCCTTGCTGGCCGCGGACGACCAGGGCCGTGAGCGGCTGGCCACCTTCATCGTCGGCACCAGCGAGCGGTCGATGCAGGTCACCCGGACCATCTCCGGCACGCCGCTGCGCACCCTCGAAGCGATCGGGCGCATCTTCCCGACCCATCCGTGGGACCTGACATTCCGCGACACCGTCGGTGGACATCCGCTGGATGGTGGTGTGCTGACCTTCACGGTCCGCGAGATCACCACTGGCGACTATATGGGGGGCGGGAGCGGCCTCAGCACCCTGCGCTACTACCTCTCGGTGATCGATGCCTACCAGCTTCGGGTCACGCTCCACCCGCTCGCAACCGATCCGCGCCGCTGCGAGGTCACCATGACCGCCGATTTGCGGAGCGGGGTGAAGAAGAATGCCAAGATCGGCTTTGGATTGGGGGTCGGACTCGGCGGCGGCGGCGCAACGATCGGCATGGTCGTCGCCGCGGCGAAGGGTGCCTTGCTGCTCGCGGCGCCGCTCGGACTGGGCATCTTCGCGGTGATGGGCGGCCTCATGGTCGGGACCTATCGGTGGAGCTTCCGATGGGGGCTGACCCGCGCCCGCCGGGAACTCGAACACCTGCTCGACGCGCTGCAGGCCTCGTTGCGCTCCCAGGATGTCTTTGGCGCCCCCGCCACGCTCCCGTCGCCGCCGCAACGGGGGCCGGATGACGACACGATCGTCCTGCTCTCCTCCTGA
- a CDS encoding DUF1611 domain-containing protein — MVTPLRHLILADGDFGPLTSKTANSIIRFQPDRVVAVLDRKHAGKTSQDILGAGGDIPVIATMHEGLALGANSVLIGIAPVGGRLPEEWRAWLREALEGGCNIVSGLHTFLGDDPLLAEAARTHGRRIEDLRRPPADLPVASGRAKATQAVRILTVGTDCNVGKMTAQLRLVDGLKAQGLRTNFVATGQTGIMIEGWGIAVDAVVADFIAGAAERITLQGAEGADIVLVEGQGSINHPGYSGVTLGLLHGSCPDAMILCHQASRKFIGDYRPQAWLAIPPLSEYVRLYETMASTVHPSRVIGIALNTYDLDDDAARRACVEAARETGLPCTDPVRFDATPLVAAIAGVRR; from the coding sequence ATCGTGACCCCACTGCGCCACCTGATCCTGGCTGATGGTGATTTCGGGCCGCTGACGTCGAAGACGGCGAACTCCATCATCCGCTTCCAGCCCGACCGGGTAGTCGCGGTGCTCGACCGGAAGCACGCGGGGAAGACGTCGCAGGACATCCTCGGTGCGGGTGGCGACATCCCGGTGATCGCCACCATGCACGAAGGACTCGCCCTCGGCGCGAACTCGGTCCTGATCGGGATCGCGCCGGTGGGTGGCCGCCTCCCGGAAGAGTGGCGCGCGTGGCTGCGCGAGGCGCTCGAAGGCGGCTGCAATATTGTCAGCGGGCTCCACACCTTCCTCGGCGACGACCCGCTCCTCGCCGAGGCGGCTCGTACCCACGGTCGCCGGATCGAGGATCTCCGTCGCCCACCCGCCGACCTCCCCGTGGCGTCAGGTCGCGCCAAGGCGACCCAGGCGGTCCGGATCCTCACCGTCGGGACCGACTGCAACGTCGGCAAGATGACGGCACAACTGCGCCTGGTGGACGGCCTCAAGGCCCAGGGGCTCCGGACCAACTTCGTGGCCACCGGGCAGACCGGGATCATGATCGAGGGGTGGGGGATCGCCGTCGACGCGGTGGTCGCCGACTTCATCGCCGGCGCGGCGGAACGGATCACGCTGCAGGGGGCGGAGGGAGCCGACATCGTCCTCGTGGAGGGGCAGGGGAGCATCAACCACCCCGGTTACTCCGGAGTGACCCTCGGACTGCTCCACGGCAGTTGCCCAGACGCGATGATCCTCTGCCACCAGGCCAGCCGGAAGTTCATCGGCGACTACCGGCCCCAGGCGTGGCTGGCCATCCCCCCGCTGAGCGAGTACGTCCGGCTCTACGAGACGATGGCGAGCACGGTGCACCCCTCGCGGGTCATCGGGATCGCCCTGAACACCTACGACCTCGACGACGACGCGGCACGTCGCGCCTGCGTGGAGGCGGCGCGCGAGACGGGGCTTCCCTGCACCGATCCGGTGCGGTTTGACGCCACCCCGTTGGTCGCTGCCATTGCCGGAGTGCGACGATAG